Proteins encoded within one genomic window of Williamwhitmania taraxaci:
- the mdh gene encoding malate dehydrogenase, whose translation MKITVVGAGNVGATCAYEIARKELARDLVLLDVKEGLTLGKSLDMWQTSSVQGFNTRITGVTTDFSKTAGSEVVVITSGIPRRPGMSRDDLIDINARIVKDVTEGIVKYSPDAKIIVVTNPLDVMTYAAFLAAKLPSNKVFGMAGILDGARYKAFLAEALHISPQSIHAILMGGHGDSMVPLPRYTTVSGIPITELIEDSVLEKIIERTRKGGGELVELMGTSAWYAPGAAAAQMVEAIMLDQRRVFPVCAALNGEYGLNDLHIGVPVILGKNGIEKVIELNLNDDEMALLHKSALEVKKIMKSLDNLNIFEERYGSDTL comes from the coding sequence ATGAAGATTACAGTAGTAGGGGCGGGAAATGTTGGGGCAACCTGTGCATATGAGATTGCACGGAAAGAGCTTGCCCGGGACTTAGTTTTGCTTGATGTTAAGGAAGGTCTTACCCTTGGTAAGTCCTTGGATATGTGGCAAACATCATCGGTACAAGGGTTTAATACACGTATAACGGGTGTAACCACTGATTTTTCAAAGACTGCAGGATCAGAGGTAGTTGTAATTACCTCAGGAATACCTCGCCGCCCAGGAATGAGTCGCGACGACCTAATTGATATCAACGCGCGCATCGTAAAGGATGTTACAGAAGGTATTGTTAAGTATTCGCCTGATGCCAAAATCATCGTGGTTACTAATCCATTAGATGTTATGACTTACGCTGCCTTTCTTGCAGCCAAGTTGCCGTCTAATAAGGTCTTTGGTATGGCAGGAATACTCGATGGTGCAAGGTACAAGGCCTTTTTGGCCGAAGCCCTCCATATTTCGCCTCAGAGCATTCACGCAATCTTGATGGGTGGCCATGGCGATAGCATGGTTCCGCTACCACGTTACACTACCGTTTCGGGAATTCCCATAACCGAACTTATTGAGGATAGCGTTCTCGAAAAAATTATCGAGCGAACCCGCAAAGGTGGCGGCGAACTTGTTGAACTAATGGGGACATCTGCTTGGTATGCCCCAGGAGCTGCTGCGGCCCAGATGGTTGAGGCAATTATGCTGGATCAACGTAGGGTATTCCCTGTGTGTGCGGCACTAAACGGTGAATATGGTCTAAACGATCTTCATATTGGTGTTCCGGTAATACTGGGCAAGAATGGAATTGAAAAGGTGATTGAACTTAATCTTAATGACGATGAGATGGCTCTACTGCACAAGAGTGCCCTCGAAGTAAAGAAGATCATGAAGTCCCTTGACAATTTGAATATTTTCGAAGAGCGATACGGTTCCGATACACTCTAA